A part of Ziziphus jujuba cultivar Dongzao chromosome 8, ASM3175591v1 genomic DNA contains:
- the LOC107428665 gene encoding isoflavone 2'-hydroxylase: MASLFSFCICIPLLYTVYYVFTNIFSSKLKNLPPSPLPLPLIGHLHLLKKPIHRTLSKLSEQYGPVYLIWFGFWPVVVVSSPSAVEECLVKNDAILANRPRLMIGKCLGSNFTSLPWIPYGDLWRNVRRILSLELLSNLSLQNLAGIRSDEAKLLIQRLMNDQGQVVDMKVAFFELSLNNMMRMMAGKRYYGDSVEDVKEVKRFREIQVETFELSGKSNVEDIFPFMRWTGVAKGLEKSMMELHTKRDEFMQSLIDEHKVRMENERDESNSNSEDKRKTMVEVLLSLQENDPENYRDEIIKGLMLAMLFGATDTSTLEWGLSLLMNHPEIMKKVQAEIDEKVGHDRLVDESDLNNLPYFQSIIIETLRMYPSAPLLVPHLASKDCTIGGYNIPAGTTLFINAWGIQNNPNIWEDPETFKPERFEGFKVARKELKMMPFGSGRRGCPGEGLAMRVVGSILGSLVQCFDWETGGGEKKVDMTEEIGISLQKAQPLKVKCHPRPPMLNFLSKIGSGNN, translated from the exons ATGGCCTCCTTGTTCAGCTTCTGCATCTGCATACCACTACTTTACACTGTCTATTATGTCTTCACAAACATATTCTCTAGCAAGCTCAAAAACCTCCCACCAAGCCCTCTTCCTCTACCTCTAATCGGCCATCTCCACCTCTTAAAGAAACCTATACACCGAACTTTATCAAAGCTCTCCGAGCAATATGGCCCGGTTTACCTCATCTGGTTCGGTTTCTGGCCCGTCGTCGTGGTCTCGTCCCCTTCGGCAGTGGAGGAGTGCCTCGTCAAGAACGACGCCATCTTAGCCAACCGTCCTCGTTTGATGATCGGCAAGTGTTTGGGCTCAAACTTCACTTCCCTTCCATGGATACCGTACGGAGACCTTTGGAGAAACGTAAGGCGGATACTGTCCCTGGAGCTTTTATCCAACCTTAGCCTTCAAAACCTCGCAGGAATACGAAGCGACGAGGCAAAATTGTTGATCCAGCGGCTGATGAATGATCAAGGTCAGGTTGTGGACATGAAAGTGGCCTTCTTCGAACTGTCACTCAACAACATGATGAGGATGATGGCCGGGAAGCGGTATTACGGCGATAGCGTTGAGGATgtgaaggaagtgaagagaTTCAGAGAAATTCAAGTGGAGACGTTCGAGCTTAGTGGAAAATCGAACGTGGAAGATATCTTCCCTTTTATGCGCTGGACTGGAGTGGCTAAAGGATTGGAGAAGAGCATGATGGAGTTGCATACAAAGAGAGACGAATTCATGCAGAGTCTTATAGATGAGCATAAGGTGAGAATGGAAAATGAACGTGATGAATCTAATTCTAATTCCGAAGACAAAAGGAAAACCATGGTTGAGGTTTTGTTGTCGTTGCAAGAAAATGATCCCGAAAATTACAGAGATGAGATTATCAAAGGCCTCATGCTA GCTATGTTATTTGGAGCAACCGATACTTCAACATTGGAGTGGGGCCTTTCACTTCTGATGAACCATCCAGAAATCATGAAAAAGGTTCAAGCAGAAATCGATGAGAAAGTGGGACATGATCGTCTAGTTGATGAATCAGATTTAAATAATCTTCCTTACTTCCAGAGCATAATCATAGAGACTTTGAGGATGTATCCATCTGCACCATTATTGGTTCCTCACCTAGCATCCAAGGATTGCACAATTGGGGGTTATAATATCCCAGCAGGAACCACATTATTTATCAATGCATGGGGCATACAGAATAACCCTAATATCTGGGAAGATCCAGAAACCTTCAAACCTGAGAGGTTTGAAGGTTTTAAAGTGGCCAGGAAAGAGTTAAAGATGATGCCTTTCGGGTCGGGCCGGAGGGGATGCCCTGGTGAAGGCTTGGCCATGAGGGTTGTCGGGTCGATTTTGGGTTCATTGGTTCAGTGCTTTGATTGGGAAACCGGTGGAGGAGAGAAGAAGGTTGATATGACAGAAGAGATTGGAATCAGCTTGCAAAAGGCTCAACCTTTAAAGGTTAAGTGCCACCCTCGTCCGCCTATGTTGAACTTCCTTTCTAAAATTGGAAGCGGTAATAATTGA